In Rhodospirillum rubrum ATCC 11170, a genomic segment contains:
- a CDS encoding metal ABC transporter substrate-binding protein, whose translation MIARRCLLAAVPALGLALALGAGPSLAADPVKVVASFSILGDMVHEIGGERVSLTTLVGADGDAHVYQPTPSNARAVGAADLLVINGLGFEGWMDRLIDSSGYKGPVVIASQAVSPRPMEEEDGHDHEADHDHGAGDPHHEGLDPHAWQSLANGRLYLKAIADGLIAVDPAGAPTYQANLSRMIEAVDALETEVKRTVAAIPSANRKVVTSHDAFGYFASAYGLSFIAPQGVSTDAEASASDVAALIRQIRDEKIPAVFMENISDPRLLKRITAETGAVIGGTLYSDSLSGPTGPAPTYLKMMESNIRTLKAALAP comes from the coding sequence ATGATCGCACGTCGTTGTCTGCTTGCCGCCGTTCCGGCCCTTGGGCTGGCCTTGGCTTTGGGCGCTGGCCCCTCCCTGGCCGCCGATCCGGTCAAGGTCGTGGCGTCGTTTAGTATCCTCGGCGATATGGTTCATGAGATCGGGGGCGAGCGGGTCAGCCTGACCACCCTGGTCGGGGCCGATGGCGACGCCCATGTCTACCAGCCCACCCCGTCGAACGCCCGGGCGGTCGGCGCGGCCGATCTGCTGGTCATCAACGGCCTGGGGTTCGAGGGCTGGATGGACCGGCTGATCGACTCCTCGGGCTACAAGGGCCCGGTCGTCATCGCCAGTCAGGCGGTAAGCCCCCGCCCGATGGAAGAGGAGGACGGCCATGATCATGAGGCCGACCACGACCACGGGGCCGGCGATCCCCACCACGAGGGTCTCGACCCCCATGCTTGGCAAAGCCTGGCCAACGGCCGGCTGTATCTGAAGGCCATCGCCGATGGCCTGATCGCCGTCGATCCCGCCGGAGCCCCGACCTATCAGGCCAATCTTTCGCGGATGATCGAGGCCGTCGACGCCCTGGAGACCGAGGTCAAGCGGACCGTCGCCGCCATCCCGAGCGCCAACCGCAAGGTGGTGACCTCGCATGACGCCTTTGGCTATTTCGCCAGCGCCTATGGTCTTAGCTTCATCGCCCCCCAAGGGGTCAGCACCGATGCCGAGGCCTCGGCCAGCGATGTCGCGGCGCTGATCCGCCAGATCCGCGACGAAAAGATCCCGGCCGTGTTCATGGAGAACATCAGCGATCCGCGCCTGCTCAAGCGCATCACCGCCGAAACCGGCGCGGTGATCGGCGGCACGCTTTACTCGGATTCGCTCTCGGGTCCGACCGGTCCGGCCCCAACCTATCTCAAGATGATGGAGTCCAACATCCGCACCCTGAAGGCCGCCCTCGCCCCGTAA